One window of Salegentibacter sp. Hel_I_6 genomic DNA carries:
- a CDS encoding glycosyltransferase, whose product MVYDEFLIFRIINFLTYFKNGLRKRRSTFGNNYFTKKYLKYDEKRSNLLRNKISKSDLVLLVMQLHSNFAEEIIEFCQKENIPCVFRTTGNINGEVFECKHFKKISRFIHHSNRTANKLFNLKVPYSIIDQASLQEEQLLKLKLKKERNLRFGFLGRFTKEKGALELSEFFGSRDEQFFIAGDGPLKNEILKNIKTNPNSTYLGAVAQDKLESFFAKIDVLIISSYEEAGPYTGLEAMAAGKIIISTRVGAMEDRLEGTNNDFWFNINEISTLDSAIRKLKSEETTALENISCNLRKKIIENYSNQKIGELYLNEITQLIQKTERLSNTFNNQS is encoded by the coding sequence TTGGTATATGATGAATTTTTAATTTTTCGAATAATAAATTTTCTCACATATTTTAAAAATGGTTTAAGGAAAAGGCGATCCACTTTCGGAAATAATTATTTTACAAAGAAATATTTAAAATATGATGAAAAGCGTTCTAATTTACTTAGAAATAAAATTTCTAAATCTGATTTAGTTTTACTTGTAATGCAGCTACATTCTAACTTTGCAGAAGAAATTATTGAGTTCTGCCAAAAAGAAAATATTCCTTGTGTTTTCAGGACTACGGGTAATATTAATGGAGAGGTGTTTGAGTGTAAGCATTTTAAAAAGATTAGCCGTTTTATTCATCACTCTAATAGAACTGCAAATAAATTATTTAACTTAAAAGTTCCTTATTCAATTATCGACCAGGCGAGTTTACAAGAAGAACAATTACTAAAATTGAAACTAAAAAAAGAAAGAAATTTGAGGTTTGGTTTTTTAGGACGATTTACTAAAGAAAAAGGAGCTTTAGAGTTATCAGAATTTTTCGGAAGCAGAGATGAGCAATTTTTTATTGCGGGAGATGGTCCGCTAAAAAATGAAATTTTAAAGAATATTAAAACCAATCCTAATTCAACATATTTGGGAGCTGTAGCACAGGATAAGCTCGAATCATTTTTCGCTAAAATTGATGTTTTAATTATTAGTTCTTATGAAGAAGCGGGACCTTACACTGGGTTAGAGGCAATGGCTGCAGGAAAAATTATAATTAGTACAAGAGTAGGTGCGATGGAAGATCGATTGGAAGGTACAAATAATGATTTTTGGTTCAATATTAATGAAATTTCAACCTTAGATTCAGCTATCCGGAAATTAAAGAGCGAAGAGACAACTGCCTTAGAAAATATTTCCTGCAATTTGCGAAAAAAAATTATCGAAAATTATTCAAATCAAAAAATAGGTGAGTTGTATCTAAATGAGATCACTCAATTAATTCAAAAAACTGAACGATTGTCAAATACTTTTAATAATCAATCTTAA
- a CDS encoding glycosyltransferase family A protein, translating into MRKGLNPNKDKTGGINYLHQVIIPIYIPNQEGYFEESLQVLEICIESLLRSSRPYTFISLVNNGSCSEVEEYILDLYKEGKVQEIIVSANIGKYNSIIKAVSGHNIPLVTISDADVFFKENWQEETYKIFQNFKKVGVVGLIPQFLSYQSHSENLLFDYSFSSKLKFANVKEPEALAGFYESIGWKPNYPKERLKFTLYLNNGGFEAIVGSGHVVASYRREILQDLAQFNPFKMGGNSEELLDETAPKKGYYRFTTPKNMAFHLGNKLDNKFLEKMNLGNNFTIKEESFPDIPAFIYPGFNWAYFLKRKLIQLILKSHKLRMLYLKQLGMPEAARKSF; encoded by the coding sequence ATGAGGAAAGGTCTAAATCCAAATAAGGATAAAACCGGTGGAATTAATTATTTACACCAGGTCATCATTCCAATTTACATCCCTAACCAAGAAGGTTATTTTGAAGAAAGTTTACAGGTCTTAGAAATTTGTATTGAATCCCTATTGCGCTCTTCCCGGCCTTATACTTTTATTAGTTTAGTAAATAATGGAAGTTGTAGTGAAGTAGAAGAATACATTCTGGATCTCTATAAAGAAGGAAAGGTCCAGGAAATAATAGTTAGTGCTAACATAGGTAAATATAATTCGATTATAAAAGCGGTATCAGGCCATAATATTCCATTAGTCACTATTAGCGATGCAGATGTTTTTTTTAAAGAAAATTGGCAAGAGGAGACTTATAAAATATTTCAAAATTTTAAAAAAGTTGGGGTTGTAGGTCTTATCCCGCAATTTCTCAGCTATCAGAGTCATAGTGAGAATTTGCTTTTTGATTATAGTTTCTCTTCTAAATTAAAATTTGCCAACGTGAAAGAACCAGAGGCATTAGCTGGATTTTATGAAAGTATAGGTTGGAAACCTAACTATCCAAAAGAAAGATTGAAATTTACTCTGTATTTAAATAATGGAGGTTTTGAAGCAATTGTAGGCTCAGGCCACGTGGTTGCATCATATCGTAGAGAGATACTTCAAGATTTAGCTCAATTTAATCCATTCAAAATGGGCGGGAATAGTGAAGAACTATTGGATGAGACAGCGCCTAAAAAAGGATATTATCGGTTTACTACCCCAAAAAATATGGCTTTTCATCTGGGGAATAAACTTGATAATAAATTCTTGGAAAAAATGAATCTTGGAAATAACTTTACAATTAAAGAGGAATCTTTTCCTGATATTCCTGCTTTTATTTACCCAGGATTCAATTGGGCATATTTTTTAAAACGGAAGCTGATCCAACTGATATTAAAATCTCATAAATTGAGAATGCTATATTTGAAACAGTTGGGAATGCCAGAAGCAGCCAGAAAATCATTTTAA
- a CDS encoding bifunctional 2-polyprenyl-6-hydroxyphenol methylase/3-demethylubiquinol 3-O-methyltransferase UbiG yields the protein MNEKFVTHSREPFFQIGKDLIGPKSTVLDVGAGNGNFADFCNQKNIYLFEGNPSSIKSLEANYKNVYLGRLPELPFDDTFFDVIHMSHVIEHLQPQEVYDTLKEFDRCCKPGGAIVISAPLMWEGFYDDLSHIKPYNPFIFQKYLCSGFCDNLTREPIAKNYTVEKLQYRFLEKKMFYTLKRSKNLISKVTFQAYEFLRKKGFKKYQKTGYTIVLRKGK from the coding sequence ATGAATGAGAAATTTGTAACGCATAGCAGAGAACCTTTTTTTCAAATAGGAAAAGATCTAATTGGACCAAAGAGTACTGTTTTGGATGTAGGTGCGGGTAATGGAAATTTCGCAGATTTTTGTAATCAAAAAAATATATATTTATTTGAAGGAAATCCTAGCAGTATTAAATCCTTAGAGGCAAATTATAAAAATGTCTATTTAGGACGACTTCCTGAATTACCATTTGACGATACCTTTTTCGATGTAATTCATATGAGTCATGTTATTGAGCATTTGCAGCCTCAAGAAGTATATGATACACTTAAGGAATTCGATAGATGCTGTAAGCCAGGGGGTGCTATTGTGATATCCGCACCTCTAATGTGGGAAGGATTCTATGACGATCTTTCTCATATTAAGCCATATAATCCTTTTATTTTTCAGAAATATTTGTGCTCGGGATTTTGTGATAATTTAACCCGAGAACCAATTGCTAAAAATTATACTGTTGAGAAATTACAATACCGATTTCTGGAAAAGAAAATGTTTTACACATTAAAAAGATCTAAAAACCTTATATCTAAGGTGACTTTTCAGGCTTATGAATTTTTACGTAAGAAAGGTTTTAAAAAGTATCAAAAAACGGGTTATACTATTGTTCTAAGAAAGGGGAAATAA
- a CDS encoding class I SAM-dependent methyltransferase, protein MNLLKKLKASVTTDKKLQIIRSWERFESRFYRNDLDRLAKIFKTDKNGIHYYTQHYQFHLKPLRKKRLNLLEIGVGGYKDPKSGGHSLRMWKAYFPKANIYAVDIYDKKFLEESRIKIFKGSQVDFDFMKNVSLKISELDIIVDDGSHINSHVIDTFKFMFPLLKQNGIYFIEDTQTSYWQKMGGTSEEFNSFNSIMGYFKSLTDGLNYQEFDKPGYKPNYFELNITSIHFYHNLIVIYKGLNNEPSNFMVNNQKPQ, encoded by the coding sequence ATGAATTTATTAAAAAAACTTAAAGCTTCTGTGACCACGGATAAAAAACTTCAAATCATTAGAAGTTGGGAACGGTTTGAATCACGATTTTATCGAAATGATCTAGATCGTTTGGCAAAAATTTTTAAAACAGATAAAAACGGTATTCACTATTATACCCAGCATTATCAATTTCATTTAAAGCCATTAAGAAAAAAACGTCTTAATTTACTTGAAATAGGAGTTGGAGGCTATAAAGACCCCAAGTCGGGTGGCCATTCACTCCGAATGTGGAAAGCATATTTCCCGAAAGCAAATATCTATGCTGTTGATATCTATGATAAAAAATTTTTAGAAGAGTCCAGAATAAAAATTTTTAAAGGAAGCCAGGTAGATTTTGATTTTATGAAAAATGTTTCACTTAAAATTAGTGAATTGGATATAATTGTTGATGATGGAAGCCATATTAATTCTCACGTAATTGATACTTTTAAGTTTATGTTTCCTCTTTTAAAGCAAAATGGAATTTATTTTATAGAAGATACGCAAACCTCTTATTGGCAAAAAATGGGGGGGACAAGCGAAGAATTCAATAGCTTTAATTCCATAATGGGTTATTTTAAATCATTAACCGATGGTTTAAATTATCAGGAATTTGATAAACCTGGCTATAAACCTAATTACTTTGAATTAAATATTACTTCTATTCATTTTTATCATAATTTAATTGTAATCTACAAGGGTCTAAATAATGAACCTTCAAATTTTATGGTAAATAACCAAAAGCCCCAATAA
- a CDS encoding glycosyltransferase family 2 protein, producing the protein MRPLVSIIIPTYNRSHLIGETLDSVINQTYSHWECIVVDDRSDDYTEELINFYRKKDPRIKLFQRPEELSKGAAGCRNIGIRNSIGDFIQFLDSDDLLSKSCLENRIQFIINYPRNNLWVFKTANFHTGSVPQLFNTLPNLQNEKDFYLKSFLDGSYPFTVISTIWKKQYLRELNGFDTEFLLLEDPVLHVKSLLADGKIVTDIEGKIDTFYRTNNVSKRDQIQIWKYQLKFAKKYKNEFRNYNSAYFYKIIKSLFCDDFSFKYFKKTLSLGVKTRNISLLFFFKSMFFSLYYISKLNHKRYIGFNTVRKLVLKK; encoded by the coding sequence GTGAGGCCTTTAGTTTCTATTATAATACCTACATATAATCGTTCTCATTTAATTGGGGAAACTTTGGACTCTGTAATTAACCAAACCTATTCTCATTGGGAATGTATTGTTGTAGATGATAGATCTGACGATTATACAGAGGAATTAATTAATTTCTACAGGAAAAAAGATCCAAGAATTAAACTTTTTCAGAGACCTGAAGAACTATCAAAAGGGGCAGCAGGGTGTCGGAATATAGGAATTCGAAATTCCATTGGTGATTTTATTCAATTTCTTGATTCTGATGATCTTCTTAGTAAGTCCTGCTTAGAAAACAGAATACAATTTATAATTAATTATCCTAGAAACAATCTTTGGGTATTTAAAACTGCAAATTTTCATACCGGTAGCGTGCCGCAGCTATTTAACACTTTGCCAAATTTGCAAAATGAAAAAGATTTTTATTTAAAAAGCTTCCTCGATGGAAGTTATCCTTTTACTGTAATTTCAACAATTTGGAAAAAACAATATCTTAGAGAATTAAACGGTTTCGACACTGAATTTCTTCTTTTGGAAGATCCAGTCCTACATGTAAAATCTTTATTGGCAGATGGAAAAATAGTAACAGATATAGAAGGTAAGATTGATACTTTTTATCGTACTAACAATGTTTCAAAGCGTGATCAAATACAAATCTGGAAATACCAATTAAAGTTTGCCAAGAAATATAAAAATGAATTTAGAAATTATAATTCTGCATATTTTTATAAGATCATTAAATCATTATTTTGCGATGATTTTTCGTTTAAGTATTTTAAGAAAACTCTATCTTTAGGTGTAAAAACGAGAAATATTTCTTTATTGTTTTTCTTTAAATCGATGTTTTTCTCTTTATATTATATTTCGAAATTAAATCATAAAAGATATATTGGCTTTAATACAGTACGAAAACTTGTTTTAAAAAAATAA
- a CDS encoding glycosyltransferase — translation MNELISIIIPTYNSSKWIDETLNSVLNQTYFNWECILVDDDSVDDSEKIIIKYSKKDKRIKFLKRPNNRIKCANTCRNFGFEKASGNFIQWFDSDDLMHPRFLELKVQEFKKSYSDFVVCKGAIFKGKIENKIGDWDKLSGTTPVLDQALGRINFQTNAPMFRRDFLDGKKLWNETLQRKQDYEFFNRILAQSANYKIVNECLFFYRQHSQSINGINSPTTIRSMILADLLVYKNTIQAISEEDDKFKFQQHFFRKIISRSKIALKSKYVFTYFKGLWGALSFIDFDYIINYFQRR, via the coding sequence ATGAATGAGTTAATTTCAATAATAATTCCCACTTACAATAGTTCTAAATGGATTGATGAGACCTTAAATTCGGTATTAAATCAAACCTATTTCAATTGGGAATGTATTCTTGTTGATGATGACTCAGTAGATGATTCAGAAAAAATTATAATTAAATATAGCAAGAAGGATAAAAGGATTAAGTTCTTGAAAAGACCAAATAATCGAATTAAATGCGCAAATACGTGTAGAAATTTTGGGTTTGAAAAAGCTAGTGGTAATTTTATACAATGGTTTGATTCTGACGACTTAATGCATCCTAGATTTTTAGAATTGAAAGTTCAAGAATTCAAAAAATCTTATTCAGATTTTGTTGTTTGTAAAGGAGCCATTTTTAAAGGGAAGATTGAAAATAAAATTGGGGATTGGGATAAGCTATCGGGAACAACTCCGGTTCTTGATCAAGCACTAGGGAGGATTAATTTCCAGACTAATGCTCCAATGTTTCGCAGGGATTTTCTAGATGGAAAAAAACTTTGGAATGAAACATTGCAACGCAAGCAGGATTATGAATTTTTCAATCGAATACTGGCCCAAAGCGCCAATTATAAGATTGTTAATGAATGCTTGTTCTTTTATCGACAACATTCGCAAAGTATCAATGGCATTAATTCACCCACAACTATCCGCTCAATGATTCTTGCTGATTTATTGGTTTATAAAAATACTATACAAGCTATAAGTGAAGAAGACGATAAGTTTAAGTTTCAACAGCATTTTTTTAGAAAAATCATTTCTCGAAGCAAAATTGCGCTAAAGAGCAAATATGTGTTCACTTATTTTAAGGGACTTTGGGGAGCCCTGTCGTTTATAGACTTCGATTATATTATTAATTATTTCCAAAGAAGATGA
- a CDS encoding glycosyltransferase family 2 protein — MNEDLVSIIIPTYNRAHLIGETLDSVIAQTYQNWECIVVDDGSADYTEELLEFYCGKDSRIQYHHRPQDRPKGANACRNYGFELSSGAYIQWFDDDDVMFKKLIQARLEFIDEKHYFIITTGYLVNESLNDRKTLKFDLKNELFKGMILWKNQIITNSVLFKREFLSGVSLFNTQITRGQEAEFFSRLFFKLNPQRYNIVDKPLFLYRQHQLSKSNEDKYYINYHRESRSYIAIENLKKAIKIKDLELFNYLYKNILLFYFDSIDNSHYKNAKYILIQVTSCLKSIDIKVASKFLFFGGIIFSLKRRSYRIEKKLLNLKIKM; from the coding sequence ATGAATGAAGATTTAGTTTCCATAATAATTCCCACTTACAACCGCGCTCACTTAATCGGGGAAACTTTAGACTCGGTTATTGCACAAACTTACCAAAATTGGGAATGTATTGTGGTAGATGATGGTTCTGCCGATTATACTGAAGAATTACTGGAGTTTTATTGTGGAAAAGATTCCAGAATACAATATCATCATCGCCCACAAGATCGACCGAAAGGCGCAAATGCTTGTAGAAATTATGGTTTTGAATTAAGTAGTGGGGCGTATATTCAGTGGTTTGATGATGATGATGTGATGTTCAAAAAATTAATTCAAGCAAGACTGGAATTTATTGATGAGAAACATTATTTTATTATTACTACAGGATATTTAGTGAATGAATCTTTAAATGATAGAAAGACACTAAAATTTGATTTGAAAAATGAATTATTTAAAGGAATGATTTTATGGAAAAACCAAATAATTACAAATTCTGTTTTATTCAAAAGAGAATTTTTGTCAGGAGTTTCTTTATTTAATACTCAAATCACGCGAGGGCAGGAAGCAGAATTTTTTTCAAGATTATTTTTTAAATTAAATCCGCAGAGGTATAATATTGTTGATAAACCTTTATTCCTTTACAGGCAACATCAGTTATCAAAATCTAACGAAGATAAATATTATATTAATTATCATAGAGAATCCCGGAGTTATATAGCAATTGAAAATTTAAAAAAAGCTATAAAGATAAAAGACCTAGAATTATTTAATTATTTATATAAAAACATACTATTATTTTATTTTGATAGTATTGATAACTCCCATTATAAAAATGCAAAGTATATTTTAATTCAAGTTACTTCCTGTTTAAAAAGTATTGATATTAAAGTTGCATCTAAGTTTTTATTTTTTGGAGGGATTATATTTAGTCTAAAGAGAAGAAGTTACAGAATTGAAAAAAAATTACTGAACCTTAAAATAAAAATGTGA
- a CDS encoding glycosyltransferase family 2 protein, with product MVTLHKKPEVSIIMATYNRAHLIHESLTSIQNQTFENWECIIIDDGSTDETKEAIKPSLSDSRFRYLPRSAKHKKGLPGCRNYGIELAKGDYIVFFDDDDIAHPNHFKITIPILKKNDFHFCHYTREVFFGEFNREFNRNLNYSSKHIDYKNLEKIITHELPFNSCAVIWKKECFFNNRFNEELLYAEEWELYSRLLSNGFTGISIDKTLYFGRKHNASNTGEFYLGDKIRRESKIKAIQLVAINLQEKELLTPFLTRYFIQLAFLLNDRALINFLGKLTNLSRTKIYRYQVIRRYYPLISKYLRFKKKYL from the coding sequence ATGGTGACCTTACATAAAAAACCAGAGGTTAGCATAATTATGGCCACTTATAACAGGGCGCATTTAATTCATGAGAGCTTAACTTCTATACAAAACCAGACTTTCGAAAATTGGGAATGTATAATAATAGATGATGGTTCGACTGATGAGACAAAGGAAGCTATAAAACCTTCTTTAAGCGATTCCAGATTTCGTTATTTACCTAGAAGTGCAAAACACAAAAAGGGTTTGCCCGGCTGCCGGAATTATGGTATTGAATTAGCTAAGGGAGATTACATAGTTTTTTTTGACGATGATGATATCGCACATCCGAATCATTTTAAAATTACTATTCCTATTCTTAAAAAAAATGATTTTCATTTTTGTCATTATACCAGGGAGGTATTTTTTGGGGAATTTAATCGGGAATTTAATAGAAATCTAAATTATAGCTCTAAGCACATAGATTATAAAAATTTAGAAAAAATAATTACACATGAATTGCCATTTAATTCTTGCGCCGTAATTTGGAAAAAAGAATGTTTTTTCAACAACAGATTTAACGAGGAGCTGTTATACGCAGAAGAATGGGAACTTTACTCTCGTTTATTGTCGAATGGTTTCACTGGTATTAGTATTGATAAAACACTTTATTTTGGCAGAAAGCATAATGCCTCGAATACGGGGGAGTTTTACTTAGGTGATAAAATTAGAAGGGAATCTAAAATAAAAGCTATTCAACTGGTTGCTATAAATTTGCAGGAAAAAGAGTTGTTAACGCCTTTTTTGACCAGGTATTTTATACAGTTGGCGTTTCTCCTAAATGATCGCGCATTAATTAATTTTCTAGGTAAATTAACTAATCTATCAAGGACTAAAATTTATAGATACCAGGTGATTAGAAGGTACTATCCCTTGATAAGTAAATATTTAAGGTTTAAAAAAAAATATTTATGA
- a CDS encoding glycosyltransferase family A protein translates to MSINDIISIIIPCYNDAVYIEEAVQSAISQTWGNKEIIVVDDGSNMETKRVLKELEPKIDLLITQENKGLSAARNIGIENAKGDFIVLLDSDDFFEPEFCEKALPIISEDKSVKIVTCYARRFNENGVIDIFKPAGGDIKNFLGYNAAIGNSMIRKQDWGLVGKYDESMQEGFEDWEFYIRLLKPGGYAYVLEEALFNYRQKKKSMRGSANKIKYELQKYIYFKHQNLYKQYFEVFVEHLLGKIEREEREKIKHTQRLEFRLGKAFLNPLRRIKRILKW, encoded by the coding sequence ATGTCTATAAACGATATAATATCCATTATAATTCCTTGCTATAATGATGCAGTTTATATAGAAGAAGCTGTACAAAGTGCTATCAGTCAAACTTGGGGTAATAAAGAAATTATTGTTGTAGATGATGGTTCAAATATGGAAACTAAAAGAGTATTAAAAGAACTTGAACCTAAAATCGATTTACTAATTACTCAGGAAAATAAAGGCTTAAGTGCGGCAAGAAATATTGGTATTGAAAATGCTAAAGGAGATTTTATTGTTCTATTAGATTCTGATGACTTTTTTGAACCTGAATTTTGTGAAAAGGCTCTACCCATTATTTCTGAAGATAAGTCTGTTAAAATAGTAACCTGTTATGCAAGACGATTTAATGAAAATGGTGTGATAGATATTTTTAAGCCAGCTGGGGGAGATATTAAAAACTTTCTAGGATATAACGCTGCAATCGGAAATTCTATGATTAGAAAGCAGGATTGGGGTTTGGTTGGGAAGTATGATGAATCTATGCAAGAGGGCTTTGAAGATTGGGAATTTTATATAAGATTACTTAAGCCTGGAGGCTATGCCTATGTTTTAGAGGAAGCATTGTTTAATTACCGCCAGAAAAAAAAATCTATGAGGGGTTCTGCTAATAAAATTAAATATGAGTTACAAAAATATATCTATTTTAAGCATCAGAATCTATATAAGCAGTATTTTGAAGTGTTTGTAGAACATTTATTAGGTAAAATTGAAAGAGAAGAAAGGGAAAAAATTAAACATACTCAACGATTAGAGTTTAGGCTTGGAAAAGCGTTTTTAAATCCCCTACGAAGGATAAAAAGGATTTTAAAATGGTGA
- a CDS encoding glycosyltransferase family 2 protein, whose amino-acid sequence MGSKFSILITTFNRLEELKYTLTSLEILIRDGVRIIICDDASTDGTSAFIREKYPKIQLLINPVNKGLIYSRNLLMDQVKTPYAISLDDDANFISPNPFQKILEYFKDEPKCGVIAFRIFWGLSKPKITCTYESSQIVKSFVGCAHVWRMKAWREIPSYPDWYRFYGEENFASLQLFKKGWGVHYMPSVLVHHRVDNKARRKERDYYWRIRRSLRADWYNFMIFYPKSKIIRIFIYSIKNQILKAKRTKDIKFLKSLFLGIGDLLMNTSRLKKNQNSLTYIEYQKWKELPDAKIYWRPDLSVTHKE is encoded by the coding sequence ATGGGGAGCAAGTTTAGTATTTTAATCACCACTTTTAATAGGCTTGAAGAATTAAAATATACTCTTACTTCTTTAGAAATATTAATTAGAGATGGAGTAAGGATTATAATATGCGATGACGCAAGTACCGATGGCACATCAGCATTTATAAGGGAAAAGTATCCTAAAATCCAACTATTGATCAATCCAGTAAATAAAGGGCTTATTTATAGCAGGAACCTTTTAATGGATCAAGTAAAAACCCCTTATGCAATTTCCTTAGATGATGATGCCAATTTTATAAGTCCGAATCCTTTTCAAAAAATACTTGAATATTTTAAAGATGAACCAAAATGTGGAGTTATAGCATTTAGGATATTTTGGGGTTTAAGTAAACCAAAAATCACATGTACCTATGAAAGCTCGCAAATTGTGAAAAGTTTTGTGGGTTGTGCACATGTATGGAGAATGAAAGCATGGAGGGAAATACCCTCCTACCCAGATTGGTATCGATTTTATGGTGAGGAGAATTTTGCGTCTTTACAGCTTTTTAAAAAAGGATGGGGGGTACATTATATGCCATCGGTTTTGGTACATCATCGTGTTGATAACAAGGCAAGAAGAAAAGAGAGGGATTACTATTGGCGAATAAGAAGGTCCTTGAGGGCAGATTGGTATAATTTTATGATCTTCTATCCTAAATCGAAAATAATTAGAATATTTATATACTCAATAAAAAATCAAATTCTTAAAGCCAAAAGAACGAAAGATATTAAATTTTTAAAAAGTCTATTTTTAGGTATTGGCGATTTGTTAATGAATACAAGTAGGTTGAAAAAAAACCAGAACAGCTTAACATATATTGAATATCAGAAATGGAAGGAATTACCTGATGCTAAAATTTACTGGAGACCCGATTTATCTGTAACTCACAAAGAATAA